The following are from one region of the Quercus robur chromosome 1, dhQueRobu3.1, whole genome shotgun sequence genome:
- the LOC126728791 gene encoding uncharacterized protein LOC126728791, producing MTIPVKGASEEDAVFLGRMIEWDSHNHMILTWIRNTSIPSISNLLGSFDDAKSAWDMLAKRYSTTHGSMKYQLVVELHQLRQEPGQSINDYYDQLRYIWDQIDLSDPTWACSKDAQQYASIRDEFRLYEFLMSLHKDFEPIRGQLLNRSPAPSLDTAVNELVREEARLATLQAQNKLNVLAITPSTPLIEQPQQSSDSSGSHNRRKQSNKKVCNYCKRSGHTIETCFRRNKSTAAVANTEPTPPMASTSAESQSSGSTINLSPTELQEIIAQAVRMAGNASLSTALSVLPGSEDGTRAWDRP from the exons ATGACTATTCCTGTCAAGGgagcaagtgaagaagatgctgtTTTTCTTGGTCGCATGATTGAATGGGATAGTCATAACCACATGATCCTCACATGGATTCGGAACACTTCCATTCCCTCTATTTCCAATCTGTTGGGCagctttgatgatgcaaaatctGCATGGGATATGTTGGCCAAAAGGTACTCCACTACTCATGGATCCATGAAATATCAATTAGTGGTTGAATTGCATCAACTCAGGCAAGAACCAGGGCAATCCATCAATGACTATTATGATCAGCTTCGCTACatttgggaccaaattgacctttcTGATCCAACTTGGGCATGCTCAAAGGATGCTCAGCAATATGCTTCCATCAGAGATGAATTTCGCCTCTATGAATTCCTGATGTCACTTCACAAGGACTTTGAGCCCATTCGAGGTCAGCTTCTAAATCGCAGTCCTGCTCCCTCTCTTGATACTGCTGTGAATGAGTTAGTTAGAGAAGAAGCTCGTCTTGCAACCCTTCAAGCCCAGAATAAGCTCAATGTTTTGGCTATTACTCCATCTACTCCACTCATAGAGCAACCTCAGCAATCAAGTGATTCCTCTGGCTCTCACAATCGTCGCAAGCAGTCCAACAAAAAAGTCTGCAACTATTGCAAGCGTTCTGGCCACACCATTGAGACTTGTTTCCGTCGCAACAAATCTACTGCTGCTGTTGCTAATACTGAGCCTACTCCCCCAATGGCTTCCACCTCAGCTGAGTcccagtcttctggatccactatcaACCTCTCCCCCACTGAACTACAGGAGATCATAGCTCAGGCTGTTCGTATGGCTGgtaatgcatctctttccaCTGCCCTATCTGTTCTACCCG gatccgaggacgggacaagagcttgggaccggccctag